From the Prosthecobacter sp. SYSU 5D2 genome, the window AGTCATATAGCTGGCCTCCGGGCTGGCAAGAAAGAAAACAACGGCGGCGATCTCTTCAGGCCGTGCAAATCGCCGCATGGGTGTCTCGCGCTTCACCGCTTTGATCTGGTCTTCGCTCCAGTTCGCCGGCAGGGCTCCCTCAATGTGGCCTGGGCAGATGGCATTGACGGTGATGCCCATGCGGGCGGTTTCCTTGGCCAGGCTTTGGGTCAGGCCAAGCACGCCGGCCTTGGCTGCGGCATAATTGGTTTGGCCAGCCGGGCTGTGCAGAGCGCTCAGGGAGGCGATATTAATGATGCGGCCCCAGCGCTGCCGCATCATTGGCTGCATGGCGGCCTGGCAGCCCAGGAAGACGGCGTTCAGGTTTGCATCCAGCACGCCGGACCATTGCGGCAGCGTCATGGTGGCCAGCAGAGCATCGTCATGATACCCGGCATTGTTGATCAGCACCGACAGCGGGCCGCTGGCGGCCTCGATCTGCGCCAGGGCCGTTGTCCAGGATTCCGCATCGGTGATCTCCAGCGGGCAGAGGAAGGCGCGGTCCGGAAAGGCCGCCACCAAAGCCGCCGCTGTTTCCCGCCGCTCCCGCACGCCCAGGAAGACCTGGCATGCAGCATCCTTCTCCAGAAAATATCGGGCGGTCGCATGACCGAGCGTACCGTTGGCTCCGGTGATGAGGATGCGGCGTGGATCTGGCATGGATACGGAAGGAAATGCAAAAACAGCGCCGGGGCACCGACGCTGTTCGTGTGGGATCAACTTTTCGGCTGCATAAATCTTATGCGGCAGCCGGGGAATGCGTGTCGCAATGCTCGGGCTCAGGCTCGGTTTCTTCCACCTCGGCCTTGTCTTTCACAAACTGCAGGGCGCTTTCCAGCAGCAGATCGTCGCGTAGGCGCTCGATCATGCCGGACTTCTGGGCTTCGGCCATGAATTTCTTCACGGGCTTGTTCTGGCGGGCTGCCATATTGGCCAGCGCGTAGGTGAGCTGCTGGTCGCCGATGGTGAGGCCTTCTTTTTTAGCGATCTGCTCCAGGATGAAGCTGACCTTCACGCTCTGACGTGCCTGGTTGGTGGCGCTGCTCAGGATTTCGTCCTGCTGCTTCACCAGCTCGTCCTGGGAGATGCCCTGCTGCAGAGCGCGGTTGGCGATGTCGTTGGTGCGGCGCTGGGCCTCACGGTTCACCAGCTCCTGGGGCAGGTCGAATTCCACCTTTTCGAAAATGTGGGCGATGACCTGGTTGCTCTTGGCCGTCTCACGCGCCTGCTCCTTGCGGCGGCGGATGGCTTCCTTGACTTCTGAGCGAAGAGTTTCTTCGTTCATTTCACCGCCGCCGATCTTCTTGATGAACTCTTCGTCCAAAGGCGGGACCACTTTGTCCTTCACGCCTTTGCAGTTGATGGCCAGGTCCAGGGTCTTGCCACGGAGGGCTTCAAAGGCGAAGTCTTCAGGAAGGGTCAGGGAAAGGGTGCGCTGCTCATCCTTCTTGATTCCCACCAGGCCGGCGTAGAAGCCCGGAATAAAGTCTTCCTCTTCATCCAGGAGGAACCAGTTCTCTTCGATGGCCTTGAGGTGGTCCGGGGCTTCAGGCATGGCTTCGGCCAGGGGCTGGCCTTCCAGGGTGGTGGTGAAACCAAGGACGACGACGTTGCCATTGGCGGCCGGGGTGTCAATGTCCTCAAAGGAGGCGTAACGCTCGCGCAGGTGCAGGATGTCGTGCTCCACATCCGCGTCGGTCACTTCGATGCGCGGGAGCTTGACGGGGATGCCCGTGTAATCCGGCAGCTCAAATTTCGGCGCCAGGCTCATTTCGGCGCTGAAGCTGAAGCTCTTGTCGGTATCGTGATGGATCTTGTCGGTGACGGAGAGGACGTTCAGGACTTCCAGGCCTTCGTTTTTGATGGCGGTGCGCAGACCGTCATTGATGAGTTGCTTTTCCAGCTCACTGCGGATGTCATCGCCGAAGCGCTTCTGGACAGCGGCGGCCGGGGCCTTGCCTGGGCGAAAGCCGGGCAGGCGGACCTGGCTGGCGAAGTAAGCGGTGATGGAGGAGCGCTGTTTGGCGACTTCTTCGGCAGGCACACGGATGTGTGCGATGGCGCGGCAGTTGGGCTGGTGTTCGACGTTGATGTTCATGGCTTAAAGACGGATAAAAGTCCCGTCCGGCATGGCGGCTGGCACAGCGCCCAGGCCGGAGGGGCGCGCAGGCTAGAGCATGTTCGTGGATTTGACAACCCTGGAACGCATCTTGTTAGAAGGGAGGGCTCCCAGGCGGTTTCCGTTTTTCAGCGGAGGAGCGGAAAGCAGTGTCCGGTGAAAGAAGGTAAAAAGATTTTTAAACCACTAATGCTCAGCAATATGCACTAATGCTCCAAGCCTCTGATTCTGACATTAGTGATCATTGCCGGGTATTAGCGGTCTAATCGACCCTCTTGATGAGGGGGCTATTTGGGGAGGCTGTGCTGGAGGATGAACTGGAGCATCTCTTCAGATTCGAAAAATCCGGGGTCGTATTCGTGGCCTTTGCCGGGGATGGTGATGAGCTGGATGGGGCCGCCGAGGGCCTGGTATTTTTTGGCGAGGGCTCCGCTGTTGGCCTCGATGGGGACGACGACATCGGAATCGCCGTGGATGTGGAGGATGGGGATTTTGGCGGCGGCGATGGGGGCCAGGCGCTCGATGGGGGTATGGCGGGTGATTTCCTGGTTGAGCTGGTCCGGGGTGAGGCCGTAGGCGGGGGCGGCGCGTTCCAGGCCGGGATAGCTGCGGATGTCGCAGACGGTGTAGATGCCGGCGATGCAACTGACCCACTCGGGATGGTCGGCGGCGAGGTTGTAGTGATTCAGGCCACCACGGCTCTGGGCGATGAGAGCGGCCTTGGGAGCGAGCTGGTAGTTTTCCCGAAGGTGCTTATAAAACGCGGTGAACTGCTGGCGGCTCTGCGGATTGGCGAAGGTTTCCCCGACGTAAAGGCCGACTACGTAAAAGCCTTTGTCCAGAAGGCGCTGGATGAGCCAGGTGTTGCTGGCCCCAGGGTTGTTACCAATGGTGGGGGCATACCAGGCCCAGGGGCGGGTGCCATCGGCGGCGGGTTTGGTCGGATGGAGGACGAAGCCTTCGACTCCGGCGACTTCGAAATCCTCCCTTTTAGTGCCGAAATCGAGCTTGCCATTGAGGGGGCCTTTCAGGCTGTCCTTGCCGTTACTGGCCCATTCCAGATTAAAGCGGGCGACGGTGAGGTGGGTGTAATGGGTGGACTTTTTGAGGGCGAGACCGTCGTCTGTGCCGCGCTCATAAAGGCAAAGGGCATCGCCATTGGGGAGGACGGCGAGGTCGCTGTAACCTCCATAGCCGGCCTCGAGGGTTTTGTTGAACTTCCAGGTCTTGCCTTCGTCCTGGCTGATCTTGATGGAGAGGTTGCGGCGGTCACGGGATTTGCCGGGGATTTCTTTTCCGTCCAAGCGCTCCAGGTTGTGGGGATTGGCAAAGAGGATGCGGTTTTTATCGGCGGCGGGGCGCATGGAATAACGGACGATGCTGCCCATGCAGATGGGCTCCAGGAGCTTGTCATCGAAGCGGGGCTTGGCCCAGCTTTCGCCGCCATCACGGCTGAGGTTGATGAGGCGGCGGTGATTCTTGGATTCGGTGCGGGCATTGATCATGACGGTGCCGACGAGGGTCTCGACGATGCAGGTCTCATTGGGATAGACCCACTCCGGTGTATCCGGGATGGCGATGGCGCCGGCCTGCCAGGTGGCACCGTGGTCATCGCTGTAAATGGTGGCGGTGACGGAGGGGCGGTGGGCATGACCGCCGGTGCCGAGGGAAAGCCAGACGGGGACGATGAGGCGGCCGGTGCGGAGCTGGATGCCGTGCGCAGGGCCGGTGGCGAGGATCTTCCAGTCATAACCGGGGCGGAATTTTTCAAAAGTGGCGGTGATGTCCACAGGCTCTGTCCAGGTCACGCCGTCATCGTCACTGCGGATGTAATGGCAGGTGGCGTACTCCAGACAGTAAAGGAGGTGGACTGAGCCGTTGCGGTCGGCAAAGGCCACCGGGTTGTTGGCGGTGTTGTCGCCGGGTTTGTCCAGGTTTTGGGCGGCGGCGAGGGGGTTGACAGGGAGGTCGCCCTCAATGTGGACGATGGTCTGGCGGGGGAGCCAGGTCTTGCCGCCATCGGTGCTGCGGCGCATGACGATGTCAATGGGCCCCCAGTCGCCCTTGGCCAGTTTCCGGGCTTCGCAGTAGGCGAGGGCGGTGCCTGTCTTGGTGACGACGATGCCGGGAATGCGGTAAAGGGCGTAGCCGTCTTGGCCAGCCTCAAAGAGGTCGGTCTTTTCCAGGAAGGGCTCGGCGGCGGGAAGCGAGGCGGCGCTGGTGAGGAAGGCGGCGAGCAGGGGCAGGAGATGGCGTTTCATGGCTGCGGAGGAAACGGGGGAGAAGCGAAAGGGTGACTGGTGAGGACAGGGGACCAGTAGAAGGGAGTTAAGAGTGCTTGGTTCGCAGTTCACAGACATTGAAAACTAATGCCGGGCATTAGTGGTTTAAAATGTTTTATGATGATAAAGGTCATGAACAGAATGAAGATGAAGGAGGCTACAGGATGGGGATGAAGAGGCGGGCGAAGCCGCTGCGGAGGCGGTGGGAGAGGGGGGTGGACTGAAGGGTGGTGAGGGTGACCTCTGTGCACTCTTTCAGACGCTCTTCGAAGATGGTCTGAAGGCGGGTGGCAAGGGAGGGGGAACGGCAGGCGAGGTTAAATTCGAAATTGAGCCGGAGGCTGCGGGGATCCCAGTTCGTTGAGCCGATGCAGGACCATGTGTTGTCCACAAGGAGCAGCTTGGAGTGGTCGAATGGAGCGTGGGATTCGAAGATGCGGCAGCCGGACTCCAGCAGTTCGGGGTAGAGGGTGCGGGAGGCCCAGGCGACGAAAGGGATGTTGTTTTTGGCCGGGGTGATGATGGTGACCTGGATCCCGCGTGTGGCGCACAGTTTCAGTGCGGCCATGAGGATGGTGGTAGGAAGGAAATAAGGCGTCATGATGCTGACGCGCTCGCGGGCGGCATTGAGAGCGGCAAAGAGGGCGACGGGCATGACCTCCAAGTCTTCATCCGGTCCGTCCACGATGCCGAGCGCATGGGTCTCTCCTGCGGCGGGGATTTCCGGGAACCAGTCGGGACCGTCCAGCACTTCATGTGAGCAGAAATACCAGTCCTCCGCAAAAACCCGCTGCATCTGGGCGACCACGGGACCGGTGACGCGGAAGTGCAGGTCGCGGACCGGGTGGGAGGGGCTGCGGGAGATCATGTTGCCCTCGCGGATGTTCATACCGCCGGTAAAGCCGGTGTGCCCGTCCACAACGAGGATTTTTTTGTGGTTGCGCAGGTTCATGGTGAGCAGGCGCAGGATAAAGCGGTTGGGCATGAAGCGGCGGACGGGGACGCCGTTTTTCTTCAGGATGCGGGTGACGGGGGGCCAGGAATAACGGGTGCCGGCATCATCCACCATGACGCGGACCTGGACGCCGCGCTGATGGGCGGCGGTGAGGGCCTGGACAAAGTCTGCGCCAATGTGGTGAGCCTCAAAGATGTAACTGGAGAGGGTGATGCTGGTGCGGGCGGACTGGATGGCCTGGATCATGGCGGGCATGGCTTCGTCGCCATTGATGAGGGGCTCCACCTGGTTGCCTGGAGTGAAATGAAAGCGGGAGATGCGGTCCAGGGTGATGGCGAGGGAGCAGTCCCGTTCAGCGGTGACGGGATCGGCATCAGGAAAGTTGGGACAGGCAGGAAGCGGGTCCCGATAGGCCGGGCCGATGCTGCCACGGTAGTCCTTGCCTTTGCGACGGACGAAATTGATGCCGAGGAGACCATACAGACAGGCTCCAACAAGGGGGGAGAGAAGGATGAGGGCGACCCAGAAGGCGGCGGAGCGGTGGTCGCGGTGATGCTTCAGCAGGTGAAGCAGGGCTGTGACGCTAAGGGAGAGGGTAAGGATGGCCAGGGTGACGGTGCGCCAGTTCCACTCAAGAATCACGTAAGACAGCATAGGCTCAAGATGCCGCTCCGGGGGCAGGATGCAGCAAGAAAAACGCCGCCAGGATTTCTCCGGGCGGCGTCTGCAGGATGATTATCCGGGGTCAGTGTTTACTGCGCAGGAGGAGGAGGGGGCAGACCGCCACCGGCAGGGGCACCAGGAAGGGTAGGCATCGCGCCACCGGCAGGGGCGCCGGGAAGCTGGGGGATACCAGGCTGCTGGCCGTAGCCACCAGGGGCTGGAGGAAGACCGCCAGGAGCACCAGGCATACCGGACTGGGTAGGATCGCTGGTGAAGCTGCCACCGCCACGGGGGACGATGTTCAGGATCTGCTGCGGGGAGTTCGGGCTGGCCATGGTGAACATGTCAAAACCGCTGCCAAGAAGGCGGGGTCCGACGGCTGCACCCTGGGCGGCCATGAGCTTGACGGTTTCCACACTGGCGTCGTTTTTGCCAATGAGGATGGTTCCGCCCTGCCAGGCACGACCGGCGACAGGCTTGCCTGCAGCATCCGCATTCCACTGGGGTGGCCAGCCGGCGGCGACGGGGTTTTCAAACACGATGGGCATGATGCTGGTCGTCGTGTTGGACTGGCCCTGTGTCATGGCCCAATGGTTTTCCCCGGCGATGAGAGCCTGGTCAAAGGTGGGTGCGATGCCGATGTTTTTATCAGGCATGAACATGCTGCCGGGGCAGCCGAAGATGGTCTCATCCTGGACGAGACCTTCCTGCACAAGCATGCGGAAGGCGTCGTTGGAGGTGAGGGCGACGCTGCCGGTAACCGGATTGGTGACGGAGTCCGGATAGAGACCGTTGTTGTCGGAGGCGAACGTCATCATCAGACCGATGATCTGGCGGCAGTTGCTGCCGCCTTTCATCTGGTTGGCCTTGACGGTGATAAGGTTGTAAGTGGGGACGGCCAGGCTCGCGATGATCGCGATAATGGTGATCACCACCAGGAGTTCAATGAGGGTGAAACCTCTTTGGAGTGCTCGTTTCATGGTAGTAGTGCGTTTATGGTTTGGTTTATGATGTTATGTGCAGGCACGCCCGAAGACGCACCCGCATGACGAGTATGACAAAGCCGGGGGGATAAATGCGAGAAAAATCTTTTGCGGCTTCACCTGCGCAGAAAGAAAAGTCATTCTTCTCCAGGAGGAAGGGCGTCTCCGGCCTCAATAACGGCCCCCAGACGGAGGCGGTAGCCGCCGGAGCGGTCATCATAGACGAGGTCCAGCAGACCGCGCTTGCCCGCCGCCTCCAGCAGGGCATTGAAGGAGCGGAAGCCGTGGAAACGCTCACTGAACTGGGGGGTGCGGCGTTTGATGGTCTCCTTGACCTTCCAGCCCCAGACGCCCTGGTCGCCGCCCTGCTCGCCAATGAGGGCATCCACAGTTTCCATGAGCATTTCGATGGCTTTTTCCGGGTCGCCTGCGGGTTTGGGGTCGGCGAGGGCGGGTCTGGCTTCTGCCTGGGCGGCGGCGGGGGCGGAAGAGGCAGCCGCTGTTTTTGCAGCGGAAGTACGGGATGAAGGGGCGCGGCTGGAGGGACGTGGCTCCTTTTCGCCATTCTCAGCAGCGGGAGCGGAGGGGGTGGCCGTGGCGCGGGGCAGTCGGGTGGAGCGGCGCTTCTGCTGCTCGCGGACCAGATCGTCGTAAAAGATGAATTCGTCGCAGTTTCCGATGAACAGGTCGCTGGTGGAGTTTTTGACGCCGACGCCAATGACGGTTTTGTTGTTTTCGCGCAGCTTGCTGACAAGAGGGGAGAAGTCGGAATCGCCGGAGACGATGATGAAGGTGTCCACATGGGCCTTGGTGTAGCAGAGGTCCAGGGCATCCACGACCATGCGGATGTCGGCGCTGTTTTTGCCGGACATGCGGAGGTGGGGGATCTCGATCATCTCAAAGGCGGCCTCGTGCATGGCCTTTTTAAATTCACGGTAGCGCTCCCAGTCGCAGTAGGCCTTTTTGACGACGATGCTGCCTTTGACCAGGAGGCGCTCCAGTACTTTGCCCATGTCAAATTTGTCATACTTGGCGTCCCTGACGCCGAGGGCCAGGTTTTCAAAGTCACAGAAGACGGCCATCGTGTGGGTGCGGTCAGGGTTGCGCATGGGATCGCAGGGTGTGTGAGGGAAAGGAAAAGGTCAAGAGGGGCAGTGGTGGGAATGACGAATGACGAATGTTCTGGCGGGCGGGCAGGAACGAAGAGGTGAGGAGGGGATGGGACTTGCCAGACAGGGGATCTAAGGCGAAAGGAGGGACGTTTTTATTGCTCATTATGTCCATCTGGAACTACGCCAACCCGCAGTTGAAAGACCTTGTCGCTTATGAACCTGGGAAACCCATCGAGGATGTGGCCAGGGAGCTGGGGCTGAAGCCGGAGGAGATCATCAAAATGGCCTCGAATGAGAATCCGCTTGGCCCCTCGCCAAAGGCGATCACGGCGATGCAGGAGGCGGTGAAAGAGGTTCACATCTATCCTGACGGGGCCTCTTACAGATTGCGGGAGGCGCTGGCGAAGAAATTCGACCTGCAAATGGAGAACATCATCGTGGGCTGCGGGAGCAACGAGATCATTGAGTTCATCGGCCATGCCTTTTTGAAGCCGGGGGACAATGTGATCACGGCGAAGCACGCCTTCCTGGTTTACAAGCTGATGGCGAAGCTCTTCGGTGCAGATACGATCGAGGTGGATGACCCGGGGTATGTGCATGACCTGGAAGCCATGGCGGCGGCGGTCACACCGCAGACCAAGGAGATCTTTGTTGCGAACCCAAACAACCCGACGGGGACTCTGGTCACGCAGGAGGCGATTGACCGCTTCATGGACCAGGTGCCGCCGCATGTGGTGGTGGTCTTTGACGAGGCCTATTATGAGTTTTTGGACAACCCGCCGGATACGCTGAAGTATGTGCGTGAGGGGCGCAATGTGGTGGTGCTGCGGACGTTTTCCAAGATCCAGGGCCTGGCGGGAACGCGCGTGGGCTATGGCATCGGCAATCCGGAGCTTATCAATGTGCTGCAGCGGACACGGCAGCCGTTTAACATCAACAGCATCGCCCAGGCCGGGGCGCTGGCGGGGCTGCTGGACCAGGAGCACCAGGACAGGACGAAGGCCATCACCGATGAGGGGCGTGACTATCTGCAGGGGCAGTTTGAGGCGATGGGCCTGGAGTATGTGCCCAGCTACGCAAACTTTGTGCTGGTGAAAGTGGGAGACGGAAATGCCGTCTTCAAAGCCATGATGGCCAAGGGCATCATCCTGCGGGCTATGGCCTCCTACAAGCTGCCGGAATGGGTGCGCATTTCCATCGGCACCATGCCGCAGAATGAACGCTGCATTGCGGAACTGAAGGCGGTGCTGGGGAAATAAGCCCCGATGGCGGGCTGTCTGTCTCCTGTGACGGAAACTGGTCAGGTCTCTCTCAGGGGAGAGATGGGGATTTGAAATCTCCCCAACGAACGAAAGTGGCAGCCCAGGAAAGACCGACGCCAAAGCCCACAAGCATGACATTCATGCCAGGCTTGAGACGCCCTTCATCAACCGCCTCTTTCAGGGCAATGGGGATGGTAGATGAGACCGTATTCCCACAATGTTGCATGTGAACATAAAACTTCTCCGTCGGAATGTTGATCTTTTGCCGCAGATGCTCAAGCATGTACACGTTGGCTTGATGAAAGACAAAAAGGTCCACTTCATCAATGCGGGTGCCTGCCTTCACACAGAGGGCTTGAACGCTGGCAGGGACGGCATCCAGGGTGAACCGAAAAATCTCAGGCCCATTCATGGTCAGGTAGCAGGGCGGTGATGGAGCCGTGTCTGTCTGGGAAAAACCACGTGAGGCGCTCTGCCTGAGCATGAGGTGGGAGGCTCCACTGCCGTCGGTCCCAAAGACAAAAGGTCCGATGCTTTCTTTTTCTTGCTCAACAGCGGTGATCCAGCAGGCGGCGGCTCCATCACCAAACAGCGTTCGCACGCTGCGGTCCGCCGGCCCCAGGTACTTGCTGTAAGTATCGGCGGTGACCAGGACTGCGTTTTTGATCTGGCCGCTTTCGATCATGCCTTTGACCAGACTGAGGCCATAGACAAAACCCGAGCAGCCGAGAGTAAAGTCAAACGCAGCAACTGTCCTGGACAGCCCCAGCCGGTCTTGCAGCAAGCAGGCAGTACTGGGAAGCAGATAGTCTGGAGACTGGGTGCATACCACGAGGGCTTCCACCCATGTTTTATCCAGACCGGGGTGTGAAAAAAGTTTGGTTGCTGCTGCAAAGGCCAAATCTGAAGCATATTCATCTGTGGCTGCGATATGGCGTTCCGTGATTCCGGTTTTTGCAAAAATGGCCTGCTCATTCCATTCTGGAAATTCTCCAGCCAAGTCTCCGTTTGTCAGGACTGCCAACGGAAGATGGTAGTCTATGGCGAGTATGGATGCCTTCATTTCAAATGCCGTTAATGTGAATTAGCCGAGCTGCCGGGAGCTTGGCCAGGCATGCCGGACTGCCATTTTTGGAGGTCCCGGCCCCGTCTGTAAAGGGTGTCTTGCAAAACCAATTTTTGGAACCGGCTGGCATTATAAACGCAGATGCGGGGGATGAGCAAAGGATGTCGTGAAGCGGCAATGGTGGCGGGGAATGTGGTGACCGAGGTAAGAAAGCCTGATGAGGCCAGAATTTCGACTGCTTCGGGGCAGATGTCTTCCGCGTTCCCGTTGGGATAGGCATAATGATTGCATACCCCCAAGCGGCGGATGATGGCATCCCGAGAAAGGTGAATCTGTCGTGAGATCTCATCCCTGCCATGAAGACTGTGGAGGGGAAAATGTTCATGGCCGTGGGCACCGATGACCACCCCCTGACGGTGCAGGTCAGCCACCTGGTCCCAGTTCATTAAAGCGTCGCTTGAGTAGATTCCTTCGACTTCAGCCCAGCGGGAAGGAGACAGGAGCTCCCGGACGACCAGGATCATTTCACGTACCTCGGCCGCCGGACGTGTTTTGAAAAGATGGGTGATGAGGGCTGCCGCAGCGCGCCGTTCCTCTTCATTTCCTAGAGGCAAAGTCTGGTCCCGGATGTGCAACTGAGACTTTTCAGTCAGAAAGATGGCCGCCCGGGCAATGAATGTGGGTAAACGGTCACCTGTCTCCATGGATGAGGTGGTCAGATAAAGTGTGAAAGGGATATCCAGGCTGCGCAGTATTGGGGCTGCAAGACGATGGTTGTTTTGATAACCGTCATCAAAGGTCAGCATGACGCATCTGCCCAAATCGCCATCTTTTGCAGTTAATCTTTGGTGGTATTCATCCAGGTTAATCAGGCAAAACCGCCGCTTCAAATATCTGGTCAGTACCTCAAAATCATTCAGGCAGATGTGCAGGTTCTGAATGCGTTCATCAATAAGCTCTTCCTCGACTCCATGCAAAAACAGGGCTTGAGGCTGGAACAACACTTTTTCAGCGAGAAAGGCCTGAACCTGAGACGGGATCAGGTACCTGGCCAGGGCGGGCAAAAGTGATTTCATTTTAGAAACGGTTCCTTTTGGCGGGCACAGGAATTGCGATTGGCCGGGACACTTCTAAGCAAGCCTGCCGCCATCCACGACCAAACTTGTGCCTGTAATCCATCTGGAGGCGTCGGAAAGCAAAAACGCCAGGGCATTGGAAACATCTCGGGGAAATCCTGCACCCAACGGATGCAGATCAAATCCGGCTTTGACGGCATTCTTGCCTGCTACATTTTGCTCATAACTGATGACCATCTCTGTTTGGACCAGGCCAGGCACCACCGAATTTACACGGATGGATTCCCGTGCCAGTTCGATGGCCAAAACACGTACGGCTGCATCAATGGCCCCTTTGGTGGCCGCATAAATGCTGAGTCCAGGAAAGCCTTTATGTCCTGCTGTGGAAGAGACGAGCACCACGGACAGTCCTCCGTCTTTCCTCCGGACTTGTTTTTGGCGCACCGCGTGGACCATGGCCATGCTTGCTTTGAAATTCAAATCCATCAGGTGGTCCATTTTATCAAAGTCCAGATGGCGGATCGCCTCGGTGTTTGTGGCTCCGGCTGCACATACAATGCCGTCGATCGGTCCACATTCTACAGCGACGGTTTTCATCCATGCTGCCGTCTCTCGAACCTGGGTGACATCGAAGGAATAATAATGGTGTCCCTCTCCCGTCATGCTCTCGAGCGTTTTGACCAGTTCATCCTGCCTGCGTGCCACCAAGATGACTTTTGCACCCAGTTCAGACAGGAGGATGCAGGCATCCCGGCCGATGCCGGACGATGCCCCCGTGACCAAAACAGTTTTGCCTGAGAGATCGAGCGGATTGACGATGGCAGGCATAGATGAACAGGAAAGAAGTAAAGCAATTTTAGACTTCGACAAGTGCAGGCATGACCATCGGACCCGGTTGCAGCGCCAGAGCAGCCCAGGACCAGCCGACGCCAAATCCGGCCAGCAGCAGTTTTGCACCGCCATGGGTCAATGCTTCTCGCAGACAGACCGTCATGGTGAGAGGAATGGATGCGGAACTGGTGTTGCCATACCAGTCAATGCTCATGGGGACCTTTTCCATCGGGATGCCGACTTTGGATGCGATCGTGGAAAGCATGAAGGCATTGGCCTGATGAAAAACGAGGGCATCCACTTCACTGGCGTCCCAGCCTTTTAGAGTGAGGCACTTTTGTATGAGAGGCGGAACCTCCCGGATACCAAAAGAAAAGACTTCCGGACCGTTCATATGAAGGTTTTCGGAGGTTCGAAGATTACCGTCGGCACCTTTTTGGGCTGCGCAGGACATTGGGCTGCTCTTTTCGCGATAACCACCTGCAGGAATAATGATGTTGGAGTGCCCCGCCCCGTTGGTTCCTCCGATAAATGCGATTTCATTGAGGGCATCACCATCAGCAGGGAACTCGAAGGCCGTTGCCGTCCCGCAATCTCCGAACAATGGGGCTGCGGAGCGGTCCTCAGCACCAACCATGGCGCTGCTTGTGTCTCCAGCCAGAAGCAAAGCTCTCTGACCTGGCTCCAAGAGCTTGGATGTCAGCCAAATTCCATAAGTGTAACCGGAACATCCCAAATTCACATCAAAGGCAGTGCAATCAGTAGAAAGCCCCAGTCGTTGTTGAATCACACAAGACGTAGCGGG encodes:
- the hisC gene encoding histidinol-phosphate transaminase, with the translated sequence MSIWNYANPQLKDLVAYEPGKPIEDVARELGLKPEEIIKMASNENPLGPSPKAITAMQEAVKEVHIYPDGASYRLREALAKKFDLQMENIIVGCGSNEIIEFIGHAFLKPGDNVITAKHAFLVYKLMAKLFGADTIEVDDPGYVHDLEAMAAAVTPQTKEIFVANPNNPTGTLVTQEAIDRFMDQVPPHVVVVFDEAYYEFLDNPPDTLKYVREGRNVVVLRTFSKIQGLAGTRVGYGIGNPELINVLQRTRQPFNINSIAQAGALAGLLDQEHQDRTKAITDEGRDYLQGQFEAMGLEYVPSYANFVLVKVGDGNAVFKAMMAKGIILRAMASYKLPEWVRISIGTMPQNERCIAELKAVLGK
- a CDS encoding ketoacyl-ACP synthase III; the encoded protein is MKASILAIDYHLPLAVLTNGDLAGEFPEWNEQAIFAKTGITERHIAATDEYASDLAFAAATKLFSHPGLDKTWVEALVVCTQSPDYLLPSTACLLQDRLGLSRTVAAFDFTLGCSGFVYGLSLVKGMIESGQIKNAVLVTADTYSKYLGPADRSVRTLFGDGAAACWITAVEQEKESIGPFVFGTDGSGASHLMLRQSASRGFSQTDTAPSPPCYLTMNGPEIFRFTLDAVPASVQALCVKAGTRIDEVDLFVFHQANVYMLEHLRQKINIPTEKFYVHMQHCGNTVSSTIPIALKEAVDEGRLKPGMNVMLVGFGVGLSWAATFVRWGDFKSPSLP
- a CDS encoding polysaccharide deacetylase family protein, which encodes MPALARYLIPSQVQAFLAEKVLFQPQALFLHGVEEELIDERIQNLHICLNDFEVLTRYLKRRFCLINLDEYHQRLTAKDGDLGRCVMLTFDDGYQNNHRLAAPILRSLDIPFTLYLTTSSMETGDRLPTFIARAAIFLTEKSQLHIRDQTLPLGNEEERRAAAALITHLFKTRPAAEVREMILVVRELLSPSRWAEVEGIYSSDALMNWDQVADLHRQGVVIGAHGHEHFPLHSLHGRDEISRQIHLSRDAIIRRLGVCNHYAYPNGNAEDICPEAVEILASSGFLTSVTTFPATIAASRHPLLIPRICVYNASRFQKLVLQDTLYRRGRDLQKWQSGMPGQAPGSSANSH
- a CDS encoding SDR family oxidoreductase; this encodes MSKSKIALLLSCSSMPAIVNPLDLSGKTVLVTGASSGIGRDACILLSELGAKVILVARRQDELVKTLESMTGEGHHYYSFDVTQVRETAAWMKTVAVECGPIDGIVCAAGATNTEAIRHLDFDKMDHLMDLNFKASMAMVHAVRQKQVRRKDGGLSVVLVSSTAGHKGFPGLSIYAATKGAIDAAVRVLAIELARESIRVNSVVPGLVQTEMVISYEQNVAGKNAVKAGFDLHPLGAGFPRDVSNALAFLLSDASRWITGTSLVVDGGRLA
- a CDS encoding ketoacyl-ACP synthase III, with protein sequence MEELAAVFGEKDAGRLVKGTGVKERRIDRSLCTSDLCVAAAEKLISELGWERSSIQHLVFITQSPDYRLPATSCVIQQRLGLSTDCTAFDVNLGCSGYTYGIWLTSKLLEPGQRALLLAGDTSSAMVGAEDRSAAPLFGDCGTATAFEFPADGDALNEIAFIGGTNGAGHSNIIIPAGGYREKSSPMSCAAQKGADGNLRTSENLHMNGPEVFSFGIREVPPLIQKCLTLKGWDASEVDALVFHQANAFMLSTIASKVGIPMEKVPMSIDWYGNTSSASIPLTMTVCLREALTHGGAKLLLAGFGVGWSWAALALQPGPMVMPALVEV